TGAAATAGAGACACTTGGCTATAGTAGCACTTACAATTAGCCGCCATCGAAGCTATACCGATGCTAGAACTAACGAGGTATCCTTAACCGCAAGTAGTAACAACGATCATTCATTCGCTCGATCCAATCCGCAGCTTTGCCCATTAAGAAACTTGTCCGTTAAATAAGTGCAATTATTCGTGGCGTTGCTTGAAAATGTAAGCGTTGTTTGGAAAATTTCgcgagatgagagagaaataaaggaaaatgatGAAAGAGGAAATCGAGTATAAGCCGTCGTTGTATATTCTGTAAACACGAGGAGGATCGTCGGAAAGTAGCGAGGAAATCGATCAGGGCCCGTACTCTTAGGAATTCACCGACGGCTGATGACATGGACGATCGATCCAACGCAGCGACCGAGCTTGGAGACCTAAATCGCCGTAAAAATCCACTCTTATATTGCCTTTTAGTCCTCCCTTCTTGACgcctcttccctctcttctttccctccGTCCATCTTCCGCGCTTGCCTGCTCCTTTTCTCGCGAAATATCTCGACGCGGAAGCATGCACGACGAGAAGCGTAAAATaggaacaaagaagaaaatcagaaAGTAGTAGGTAATACTTTCCACGCTCGGTTACCTGCAGAAAATTTATAACGACATCGCGACGAgccaatttctctttctctcagtctcTTATTCGAAGAAATACGATACCCCGGTCCTTTGTCACTCGATATCctttccccccccccccccgctctctttctctctctctctctctctctctctctttcaacccTTGTCAACGACGATCTCTATCGAAAGTGTGCTGCGTTCaggaatttttaaataaaatttggacTCTGTCGCGAGTacaattattcgaataaaaatactccgaaggaaggagagagaaacggacgAAAAATGTCCAATCGAAACCATTGCGAAATCGTAACGAAATCGTAGCGAAACGTTATCGAATAAATCACCGGAGTGCTCCGAACTTTTGATcgaatttgtatatttattggCGACGAAACGAAAATACGAGCCTCGACGAACGCGCATAAATATTCCggcttttcttttcgttcgccATTGTCGAAAAACTTGTAACTCGGTGATTGCGAGAAAGCGGGATAAAATATGTCTCAAGGCGATTAACCGCGccgtaataatttcgataattaGATGGAaacgacgaggaggaagaaTACGCGCGAGCGATCAACGCATTACGGACGACAAacgaggataaaaagaaagaaatcccTTTTATCGGTTTTCACTGGAATAAGATATAGAGCTCTTTCAGCGAAACGAgcgatttcatattttctcattGCGAGAATCGAGATACCTTAAAGCGTTCTTCTCTTGGAAATGAGATTATTTTTGACGGTGCAAAAGGCAAGTTGGAAATTTAGTTCGACCGGATTGAAGAAAATTCTACGACCGTCCGACAGAGACGCGGTCTGCAACGTgataaaaaaggggaaaagaaaaaacagaaagcaaaaaaaaggaataggaTAACGCACAGAGGCGCGTTCGCAGAGGTACGCGTCAAAATCCTGTTCAACGAAATCAATCACGCAGGACGATCTCGAAAGAGAGGCGGCCTCGAATCAAATCCTTCGAACGTAGATATAGACGTACAGACGATACGTAGATAGAGGCTAGAGCTCCTATTGAATACGACGTTATTTCATATTCCTCTCGTCTTCCAACGTTTCGTCGCTCGTCGCGACGATCCGCCCTACTTCCCTTCCTCGAAATTTCGAGTAAGCCTTCCCTTTCTACCGATCCCTCCAGCCTCCGCccctctcattctcattcgcTCGTTTCCTCGAAGGACAAATCGGAGATGGCGATTGGTAAATACCGATTGGTATTTCGAAAAAACGTATTGGTTCGTACGCAAACGTACAGATACGTagaaacgtatatacgtattctaCGTAGCACGTATAGGTACTATCGACTTTTTCGCTTCGGACCTCGCTTCtcaaatatttaacgattGTGTAACGCGCACGACCCATAGGCGATTTACATCGTAGAAACTAGATCGTATTACTCGTACCGATACGCAATAAACCGTTTGTAGTCGTTTAGCCGCAAGACGATTTCTTTGAAGAGTCGCTTTTCATTTCTACGACGGGAGATTAAAAGGATCGATATACGTGTACGAGGACGTCATATGGAGAAAATTGACGATACGATCCGAGCactttaatcgaattaatttatcgGCTCGGAGAGCTCGGCAAGACAATATACCGATAATTCCGCTAAACCGCGCGACGAGCCAAGCTATATTCGTAACGTCCAATTTACGGTTCTCCTGTAACTCGTCTAATTATCATCCTACACGaccttcgatcgatcgatttgtcTCGCGCATCGTTGCCGCTAGAAAACAGCCAAACTTGCCAACGCGACGGTATCAAGTTGTACGATAAAACGAGGAGAGATTAGATAACGGTCGATCGAAGATTTACGATTCCTGGAAGTTTACCGAAATTTACTCTCCAAGAAGTTCGACGTGGAATCTAACTTTCTATTGGTCTCTTCTTCGACggcgaatgaaaagaaaaagaaagtggaaaaCGGAAGAAGCAAAACCGAGCGGTACACGTACAGATAAGTCGTCTCCTATCGACGACGCCGCTCCCTCGCTCATTTACGCGAAGCTTAATAGACAATCAAGCGGACGAGGACGAGCGAGCAAATTGTTTCAATCGAGTGGAGCTTCCGGTATCCGAAACTCGCCGTCAAGATTGGACCGGCtcgttctttaattatttttcttcgtttttgcaATCGCCTTTGCTCGCTACGGGAAGGAAAAatctaatcgatcgattcggtCGACGAATCGGTCGAACGGAGGAAATagtgaaaaaaggagaaggacgaAGACGAGGGACGAAGACaaaaagggaataaaagaCGCGACGAATCGCGAAATGCTTGGCCCGCATTCGCGGCAGTCACCCATTGTCCGCCCGCGCACAATGGGGATCTTTCTACTAGCGCTTGTTGCGCCGATCCTGGAGCTGACTAAACTTTGCCCGCGGACCACGTGCGTCCCGCACCGTAACCCTGTAATTTCGCGCACAAACGGATACGTAGGCGCGCGCCATTGCCTACAGACGGATATAGAGAAGAAACGTGcgaaggtagagaaagagagggctGAAATAagggggaaaagagaaattggaCCGAGACTGGGTTGCTTCTGGGGTGGGAGGACAcgtaggaagagagagagagagagagtgggagaagTAGAGGAGAAACCGTGCAACAGTAGAAGGTGGTAATCACGCGCGCATGGTAGGGTTCGCCTGGGGATAGGTCAATCAATGACCTATTTAAGGCGATGTCAGTACAGCTTCGCATATCGAGCTTCCGCTCGCGCGCGCAAcaagagatacagagagaaaggaatggaAAGGTTTGCGCTTCGCCTCTTTTCCGGAACGTCGTCGTGACGTAGACCCTTTCTTCGAAGAGACTCGACTTCATTGGATTTCCTTTTCGAGCTAGTTTCATGCAAATAATTGTAGGACGAACCACTaccgattttctctctctctccctccctccctctccttctttctttccatctttagacatattttataagaatacCTCGCGAAGAATCCAACACGAATCGTGGATGTGTCTATCCATCAACCGACATTGTCTACTTAGATGGCTGCATATTCGAATACGTTTCCGAGTGGAGAGAAACGGCTGTCTAGATCGACACTATCTACTTTGCTCTTAACGTGCCTGCCTTTCGATCGTTTTGTTTAGCCGGATAGGAAATATACGTTGGTATtataaagaaggaaggagagagggagggagagagaaagagagaggggggagagagagacggacggacggatcCGGAAAACTTTGAAGCATCTAAGCGAATAGGCAGGAATAGTAGTAGTCATGGACGTTTTAGCGATGGGTAAGCATCGCTAAAATtagagataataaaacaagaacGGCGAGCTTTCGCGATGACCGATTCGTAAAAGGACTCTTGGAACGTGAATATTTACGTTGAATGTTGCGACAAGATACGAGTCCGAAGAAATTCGGTGCGCGTAAGTTGAAACGTCGAAAGCTCGAATGCGAAATCGCAAGCGTCGCGGTGCTTCGTAATCTCGAAGAAGCGAATTACGTTTCTAGAGAATCAGCggtaaattttcaaaaaattttccttaaaGTTTCTCCTCCCTCGTGATCTCGGATAGTCGAGCGAAAAACGTTATAGAAGGCGCGCACGGCCGTCGTATTCTTAGCGCGCTAGAGAATTTTCCCTCGCGCCGCGCCGACTTACACGGAAAACACATTACGCGGGAAGCGATGGAGCGTGAGCGGCTTTCGGAACGAAAGAACTTTTACGGATTTGCACGAGGGAATTCGGTACTTTGGTCAACGAAACGAGACGAGTACGAGCGCCTagaggaaacgaaaaagagataagaattttttgaaaatcacAAACGTCGGAAGAGGAACGAACGACACCTACGAGAATTCCAGTTGcaacactctctctctctctctctctctctctctctctctatctatctatctatctatctctctctccttctctctcaattccattaaaaaataaagcatcGCCTTACATccttacgtacgtatctacgtatccAACCGTTAAGTTTATTTTCGCGTGATCACGACGTCGAAAGCGTTGAAGTAACGAGGTACCGCGCTTAAAGAAATACTTTCGATgatgtaaaaacaaaaaaatctttcCTGTATAGAGAAAAGCAGACTCACCGAGAGAAGTCATAATCAGATCTTGATTTCGTATTCCAAGGTGACGTTAACACCAATAAATACCTTTGCATACGCTTATACTTCCGTATTCTTTCTCCCTATCGGCATCGATATAAAAAGCTTCCAAAAAGGATATGGATTGGTGATGAGCGCGAGACACCAGTTGCGCGGTCGTGTAGTCTGCTCGAGATAACGAAGAGCAACGGGCACAAAACCTGGATAGGGTAGCTCGTCgccgtcttcttcttcgtcgtcttcgtcatcgtcatcctcgtcgtcgtcgtcgtcgtcgtcgtcgtcgtcgtcgtcgtcgtcctcgtcgtcgtcgtcgtcctcgtcgtcgtcgtcgtcctcctcaTCTTCATCCTCGTCCTCTTCATCGTCCATGTTACGTATTCGACGATTTTCGTTGAACCTACGTTGTCGCTCGTCGATCTCGAAATCCTCGAGCTCGTTCGTTTCCCGGCCGACGACCGGTCGACGATCGGTCGTAGTATGAGCTccgtcttcgtcctcgtcgtcctccaGATCGCTCAACTCCGCCACGTCGCTGTCCGATCCTTGCTCGCCACTCGTAGCCTTCGTCGGCGAACGATACCGATATCCTTGTGGATAATGCGTggacattttctctctctctctctctctctctctctctctctctctctctcctccccttTCTTCCTCAGCTGCTTCGTGTCCTCTCAAAAGGACACTCCGACGAGCGTCGAGGCGACCTCGATCAGCTCCTCTTCGTCCACGTCGTCGTAGCTCGATCTCTTATCTACGACTCGCTCACGCTTTCCTCATCGGCAGACGCGAGACGACGCGGTTAGCAGCCCTCTTCGATGGTAATAACACGGCCTCCCTCGAGAGCGACAAGAATGGTCGCCAGGGTGACATCGAGGACGGAccgttcctcttcttcttctgcttcttcttcttcttcttcctctttctcttctctcgcgtCGGTCCTTCGTCCCctcgaaaaagagaggaagagaaaaaaggagaacggaggggagagagagagaaagataaatagaatatacggaggaagagagagagagagagagggagagagagagggagggaggaagaaaggagtCTTGTTTCACCCTCCGTTCGTTGGTACGTCGCACCGTAGGCGAAATTTACGTCAACTGTGCTCGCACCCGGAGCGTTCGAGCAACGTCGTCATCGAGGATGTTCCAGCTCGAGCAGAGCTCGGTTTATTTTCACGCCGTTGTGAGAGACTCGGCAACGGCAGCGGCACCAACACCAGCAGCAAAAGCAACAACCACGAcgattctcttcttatttctctgaTCTCTGTCTTCCTCACTCTGTAATTCTACCGGCAGAAGTCACGTCGAGTCGACGTCGAGGCCACGTCGTTCCGGATTTTCGAGATCGAAGAAGCGGCCGAATATCGGCCTGCCGCATCTTGCGCCGTAGAGAGTAGAAGTCGGGAAGAGTCAGAGCAGGATCCAAATGCGTGACCGTCCAGCACGAGACGCGCCTGCCCGGTTCCCTTCTTGCTCCACCTGCGCTACcactttcctctctttcgctGCTACCCTCTTTCACTGGATTATTCCTTCTTtcacctcttctttttcagatATATCGCTgaaaacttattttttctatctacgtatatacgcgTTCGTATCTACCTGCgctatatatctatgtacacgAGTTTTCGAAAGGAAGGACAAATTCGGACGTTCTTCGCGCGACCAACCGCGTGCCGTTTCGCGCGTGGATCGCGCAGAGCTACTCCTTCGTCTTTTCGCAAAATTACCGCtgcatctatctatctatctatctgtccgtctgtccgtccgtccgttcgtccgtctctctatccatccatccatccatccatctattcatctatctgtctatctatctatctatctatctatctatctatctatctatctatctatctatctatctatctatctatctatctatctatttatctatccatcagtccatccatctatccatccatccatccaatccatccatccatctacccttcctcttctccACCGCGCACGATCGACTTTGACGTTGGAAGGGAATTGATACCAACTGGTGGTGCCGTTCTTGTTCACGACGACACGACGGTGGTAGCGGTGGTAGTAGTTgcggtagtagtggtggtagtgatggttGGTGATTGGTAGTAGTAGCAGTGGTGGTAACGGCGGCACTGGTGGTGGTAGTGCTGGTGTTTTTGGTGGTGGTGCCCCGTGTAGGTACGTCGGGAACGTACGTGTCGACAGTGCTCGGCGCAGCGTCGACCGGTGACTGAAAAAAACGTCGAACATCCTCGTCGTCGAGGCGTAAACGCATGCGCGAGCACGCCACCTCGTGACCTCCaacctcctctttctcctccctcgAGAAGATCCAAAGATCCTCCTCCTGCCTCTGCCTCTGCTTTTCCTTTCGCCCCTCTctgtatctctgtctctttctatactTCATCACCTCCACTGCttcatcctcttttcttctcttaaaaCACCTCCTTCTCTCTGGACAGTGctcgagagagggagagagagaggagagcaCTATCTCCCCGAGTCCTTgagatctttctcttcttctttttctttttctacttcttccaaTCCTCGCTTTCGCTTTCTTCGAGAACTAAGCGTCGCGTGTAACCTTCCGCCTTTACCTGAAATCACCTGTTCGCTACGCTTATCGTACATTGAGATTCCGTGCGACACAACCTCGACATAAATCTTCCAAATATCGGAGCGTCGAACGAATTAGATTTAACGGACGTCAGAAGATACGTATGAGATATCTCTTATATATACGtgtcttattatttattcgaaataaggGGAAATCGTTGAAATCGTGATCTCGATACTTTTCTTACGCGGATCAAACGCAGACCCTCCTTCATGACGTTAAAACGTAACAATGTTGAAATCCTTTTCGAAATCATTTGTGTATTCATCGGGGAGGAAATGTTAAAACTTATCTATCCATATCTCGTAATATCGAAAGATGAAGCGGAAGCGAGGAATGGTCCGCGTCTAGCAAGAGTGCATCGCATTAAAACTGGAGCCTCTGGTATCCTCGAGCAacgagcgagagcgagagattCTCCTCCGATCACCGCGTCAGAGTATGCGTGTTCGTCTATTTTCGGCTGGAATCCGTAACGTGGCTTTTCGAGCCGCGAATCGTTGTACCGTGATTCTCGACGATGCCAGAGGTCCCTCGATAATCAACGCCTAACAAATCTCGATTCGCGCGACAAAGAGCGGGGAAGTACTTCGATTACACGGTAGATGAATCTCAATCGAATGTCGATCGAtctcggaaagaaaaaaatgcgaTTGAAAGGAAGTAGCGGAAACGTTAGGATCTTCGTTTGGGAATTTCATTAGTGTTAGGGTTTCAGTGAGAAATGCGACAGATACTCGATTGTCTTTCTATATCGTAACTTTATTCGAACGCGAAAAGTGCTTGGACGTTCGAGAATATATCGTCCTCTCGTAGCAGCACTAAAGAACTACATAAATATTCTTagattcaaaaataatattctccgATCTACAGGAAAATTACGGCAACGTCCAACGGCCGTAGCAAGATCTAGACGTATTTGTTAATCTCTGCGTTCGAACGAGCTTCGCCAACGCGCAACAACAACCTGGATCGCATCGAGGAAGACGCGAAAACTACTAGGTAGCCGTTATACGGCTTTATCTTTATaacatacgtacacgtattaCTTTTTCGAAAGATCTTTTTGACCGTTCTAGAAAATTTGTACAACAGCACTTTACAACTATATGCGTTTCTCTTCCCTTCGCAATAGGAGGCAGAGACGAAACGAACGAGGATCCCTTCATCGTTCCGTGCTCAATAGATCCGCGAGTTCGGCCGGAGTCGTCACGGCTAAGGAACACGTTCGATACCGACAGACGTAGGCTCTCGGTACGTTTTTGTCCTGCTTCATCTTGGCAAAGATCTTGTTCTTGCGAAGCAATATATTATCGGATTGATCCTGATCCGCGAACATTAGAACCTGTCCCGGTATCAGACGTTCGCGTACCACGCGCAGCAGCTCGTTCGTATTTTCCGCCCCCGAATCTCCTATTACGTAGATCTGAAAGAAGACGAACTTTCCTCGTTATCGTTCGATCCTGCTATCTCCGTCGTTCTCTCCACGtcgtagaagagagaaacatacgTACCTCCGTGGAGCTGTCGTGATATTGCAACAACGCCCTCACCATCTCCGCTACGGAACTCGGTACCTTCGACAAAGGTTCCTTGAACGAGGAAAGAAGACGTTCCGCTTTGTCCTTGAATTCGACGCGTTCCAAGTAAGCCGTTAATCTCAATAGATTTCCGCAGGCAATCGAGTTGCTGCACGGTTCCGCTCCATCGTGATCTGCAAGCCCGAGATCATAAAAGTCACGATAACAAGCACAaggatattttatatctcggCTTTTTGACGATGCCTCCTCCTCATACAAGACGACTCGAACACCCCGGCGAAACACTGAGCAGACGCGCcgctataaatattttgacgTGATGGTCTTTGCTAGCGCGTAGCACGGCTTCTTCTCTTTGGAGAAACGAGAGGTTTCTCGAATCAAAACCGCTGAGCGTTTCGCGTGACCACGAGGCTTTAATCTCGACGAGCtaaaattacatagaaaaatacatttgaCCGTACCGTCCCTGAGTCGAAGAATTATCGTAGGATCGTCCTTGGTCGTTGAGTAGTACCCGCCGTTCGTGGCGTCCCAAAAGAGCTCGTCCTGGATATCCTGAAGTATCTCGGCGAACTCCAACCAATGAGGGTCTAGATTAGCCTCGTACAGATCTAACAATCCCTTCACCACAAAGGCATAGTCCGCGTGGTAGCCCCTTATAGGCACGCTCCTACGATTTTTCGCTCGCTTCATCGATATTCCCGTCTATTCTTAAACGTGATGCTTAACCCTTTAAGGACCGCGACCCGACAACGCTTAAGAAAAAACGGTACAGGGTGCGGAACGATAAAGGGTCAATGACGCCGTTCGAGGCCAGTCGCGAATATACTTACGTTAATACGATGGCGTCGTTGTCGCTACGGTAACAACTACGAAGTAACGAACGTTCGGATTTATCGTAAAGATAACGCTCGATGAACTTGGCAGCGTCCGTTGCCAAGTCGACGTATCGCTTGTTGCCGGTAGCAGACCCGGCTCGTGCTAAACCGCTTATCATCAGGCCTGCGTTAGGAATCAAAAATGGGAACGAATTACAGGAATCGTAGGAGATCGATTGTTGTCGCGATCGCTCGAAACATAAAATATCCGAAATATCCTCTCATTTCTCACCGTTCCACGCCGTTAAAATCTTATCGTCTAAATGAGGCCGCGGTCTCTTCTCTCTAGCTTGGAAAAGTGTTCGCGATGCTTCTTTCAAAAGAATCTGCGTTTTCTCGACCGTTATGCCAAAGTGCCTGGCCGTATCTTCGACGCTACCATAAACGATCAGTACGTTCTGCTTGCTCAATTCTCCATGGGGATCCTAAAAGAGGGAATTTTCGAGTTCGAGAACTTTCGTACGTACTCGGGACCGTTGACCTATCTAGGACTTCGAGGCGTCTCGCGCGTCTACCTACTCGACGCGGAGGTACGTTTCCCTTCGGCTTGACCGTGAAGTGAAAGCAGAAGACGTCGCTCAGTTTCAAGCCCTTCTTATCGGCCACTTCTTTAGCCAAAAGCGCATTGATCTCGTCGAACGTCCAAACGTAAAAGGcaccttccttcttttcccctGACGTTTTCGTAGGATACGAATCCGCGTCCTCGGCGCTGTAAAAGCCGCCCTCCTGCGACAACGATCCCAGTTTAGGCTTTAGATTTATACTTTAAATGTATATGCTTCAGAGAGGAGAGCGATAACTCTAGTGACTAACGCCAGCGATACCTTGTGTCTCAAATCTCGAGAAACGTAAGTAGCTATGTCGTCGATTATTTCAGCGAATAACGGATCCTTCGTGGTCAAAAACGCATCGGTATACGATTGCAACAGCTGGCCCTGATCGTAGAGCATCTTTTCAAAATGTGGTACGTGCCATTCCTCGTCGACGGAGTATCTTGAGAAACCCTTAGACACGGTTCAAGATAATGGTGAGAAAACGGAGAGGGCCGACACCCGTAAGAGTAAGCGCGAACGCAATAAACTCACTTGACCGATGTGATCGTGTATTCCCCCGAGTGCCATTTTTTTCAGCGTATGCACGCACATCTCCAAGCATTCCCGAGCGAGGTCGGTGGATGGATCGCGTGCGTacatataaaagagaagattgAAATTGACCGGCTGCGGGAACTTCGGCGCGTCCGAAAATCCGCCGAAGTTAGGCTCGTAGGAGTTCTTCAATTGGTGAAAGCATATCATGGCGCACTCCTCCGAAGGCACGTATCGGTCCTGCTTGAAAAAGACGAATGAGTCGATGCCAAGGCCGATCCTACCCGACTACACTCTATACCCattgtctttctttcgcttACGATCAGCCCGCCTTTGTTCTCGCTTGCGTTCTTCAATCTCTGGATAATGCTCCCGCCGAGTAGCATTAGTTCGCTCTTATTCTCTCGCCACTGTAAAGAATAATCCGAAGGATAGAGCTGTACCGTGCGATGCGGTGCGATACGATACGCGGCtatcgaaaattattcgaaacttTTCGAAGCTACCTCTTTAGAGATACCAAGCAGAACGGTCTTAAATCCGGGATATCCGTGTCTGTCCTCCGGCGGAAAATACGTTCCGCCTATGATCGGTGACAAATTCGGTGCGAGGAAAACGCTCATCGGCCAACCACCGTGTCCGGAAATAGCCTACaagaccgatcgatcgattacttTTATCGGGGAACACGCATTAACGGCTCGTCTCGTTTCGAGCGATACCTGCACGAATGCCATGTATATCCTATCGATATCCGGCCGCTCTTCTCTGTCCACCTTTACGTTAACGAAATTCTTATTCATGATCTCGGCGATTTGTGGATTCTCGAAGGACTCCTTCTCCATAACGTGACACCAGTGACACGTCGAGTATCCGACCGACAAGAAAATCACCTTGTCCTCCGCTTTCGCTTTCTCGAGAGCTTCGTCTCCCCAAGGATACCACTGTACGGGATTCCTGGCGTGTTGCAACAAATAAGGTGACTTCTCCAGAGCCAGTCGATTTTCTCCCTTGTTGACGAACGTTTCGTCCGTACTTTTCGCGTCGTCTTTCGTCGAGGATGCCATTCTCGTGGATAACGACAAGGGTATTCGTAAATTAGAAGtcgatctaaaaataaatgctTCCAAATTGTCATACGACCAACGCGCGATACGTACGTCGATATGATAATTTGAAgaatcgttattaatttacGTCTACGTATCTTAACGTCGCACGTATGCGTCCGTAAAGTTTACCTGCACAACTGCGATCCAGCAATTACCGAAGGATAAACTTTTATCGAACGGCTACTTCTCCAACGACTGCGACCGTACTGCTTCTTGGATAATTCGAGCGAATATCGTACGGCTGATAACAGGCTGCTTCTTCCCAAAAGCATAACAGGCGCAgcatagaaaatttatctacGACGATTGTTTATTTTCAATCTGCGTGTCAGCGTAAGatcaaatttcattattttcgcGGTATGCGGAGATTTAAGATGGCGCGTTCCCGAATTGCGCTGCATCGACGATGCATATACGCACGTACGATCTTACAAGTCACGAAGGACAGAAACGTTCGtgtcttctatttttaaatgcGAAATTAGTTTCGTTCGTACGCAAAACCGTACCAATAAATCGCGTCGTGCGAACGATAAAGTATAAAgagcatacgtacgtacgtaacaGAATTTTCTAACCTGCAACGACATCGAGATATATCGACACGAATCTTGATATTTCTCTTCCTCAAAATTATACGGCACTATGGACGTCGCTTCTTGGTGATACGGATGCTACGAAAGATACGATGATATTTGACATACGGATTAAAAAATCGggtataacgaagaaaaaaaatctaggAGACTCGCTTCTACGCAGTCACCGATACTTGCCTCTGCTTCGCTACTCCGATGTGATCTGAAACAAGGCGTCTGAAGCCGGCGATGCTTCGAAGCAGCCTCTTGGGCCAAATTGCAACGTTTCGTTTCATGCTTTCTGAGCAAGCTAGTTAAttaagaaaaggagaaaaagaaaaaaaggaagaaacgtatTGAAATAACACCTGTCGACAAGCCGATCAGCTGAAACGACGATAACA
This is a stretch of genomic DNA from Vespula vulgaris chromosome 2, iyVesVulg1.1, whole genome shotgun sequence. It encodes these proteins:
- the LOC127061527 gene encoding spermatogenesis-associated protein 20 isoform X2, translating into MLLGRSSLLSAVRYSLELSKKQYGRSRWRSSRSIKVYPSVIAGSQLCRSTSNLRIPLSLSTRMASSTKDDAKSTDETFVNKGENRLALEKSPYLLQHARNPVQWYPWGDEALEKAKAEDKVIFLSVGYSTCHWCHVMEKESFENPQIAEIMNKNFVNVKVDREERPDIDRIYMAFVQAISGHGGWPMSVFLAPNLSPIIGGTYFPPEDRHGYPGFKTVLLGISKEWRENKSELMLLGGSIIQRLKNASENKGGLIDRYVPSEECAMICFHQLKNSYEPNFGGFSDAPKFPQPVNFNLLFYMYARDPSTDLARECLEMCVHTLKKMALGGIHDHIGQGFSRYSVDEEWHVPHFEKMLYDQGQLLQSYTDAFLTTKDPLFAEIIDDIATYVSRDLRHKEGGFYSAEDADSYPTKTSGEKKEGAFYVWTFDEINALLAKEVADKKGLKLSDVFCFHFTVKPKGNVPPRRDPHGELSKQNVLIVYGSVEDTARHFGITVEKTQILLKEASRTLFQAREKRPRPHLDDKILTAWNGLMISGLARAGSATGNKRYVDLATDAAKFIERYLYDKSERSLLRSCYRSDNDAIVLTSVPIRGYHADYAFVVKGLLDLYEANLDPHWLEFAEILQDIQDELFWDATNGGYYSTTKDDPTIILRLRDDHDGAEPCSNSIACGNLLRLTAYLERVEFKDKAERLLSSFKEPLSKVPSSVAEMVRALLQYHDSSTEIYVIGDSGAENTNELLRVVRERLIPGQVLMFADQDQSDNILLRKNKIFAKMKQDKNVPRAYVCRYRTCSLAVTTPAELADLLSTER
- the LOC127061527 gene encoding spermatogenesis-associated protein 20 isoform X1, with protein sequence MLLGRSSLLSAVRYSLELSKKQYGRSRWRSSRSIKVYPSVIAGSQLCRSTSNLRIPLSLSTRMASSTKDDAKSTDETFVNKGENRLALEKSPYLLQHARNPVQWYPWGDEALEKAKAEDKVIFLSVGYSTCHWCHVMEKESFENPQIAEIMNKNFVNVKVDREERPDIDRIYMAFVQAISGHGGWPMSVFLAPNLSPIIGGTYFPPEDRHGYPGFKTVLLGISKEWRENKSELMLLGGSIIQRLKNASENKGGLIQDRYVPSEECAMICFHQLKNSYEPNFGGFSDAPKFPQPVNFNLLFYMYARDPSTDLARECLEMCVHTLKKMALGGIHDHIGQGFSRYSVDEEWHVPHFEKMLYDQGQLLQSYTDAFLTTKDPLFAEIIDDIATYVSRDLRHKEGGFYSAEDADSYPTKTSGEKKEGAFYVWTFDEINALLAKEVADKKGLKLSDVFCFHFTVKPKGNVPPRRDPHGELSKQNVLIVYGSVEDTARHFGITVEKTQILLKEASRTLFQAREKRPRPHLDDKILTAWNGLMISGLARAGSATGNKRYVDLATDAAKFIERYLYDKSERSLLRSCYRSDNDAIVLTSVPIRGYHADYAFVVKGLLDLYEANLDPHWLEFAEILQDIQDELFWDATNGGYYSTTKDDPTIILRLRDDHDGAEPCSNSIACGNLLRLTAYLERVEFKDKAERLLSSFKEPLSKVPSSVAEMVRALLQYHDSSTEIYVIGDSGAENTNELLRVVRERLIPGQVLMFADQDQSDNILLRKNKIFAKMKQDKNVPRAYVCRYRTCSLAVTTPAELADLLSTER